A genomic stretch from uncultured Cohaesibacter sp. includes:
- a CDS encoding EAL domain-containing protein, with protein sequence MKRAPLYSILTLLVVLLCCALAKWEGWFNHVDHVLAEHRMAAKVMPASGKIVLLQIDNKSLTSIGVWPWKRSIYAQIIKKAFRAGAQELAFDIDFSSSSTSTEDGALAAALEGAEGPVTLAVFQQFATSNMERGELRFNRPIETLANRSWLATVNVIADPDGYVRSFPLAQTIDGELLPSLTSTLSGYRKILEEKQIINFNIDPDTIPTYSVIDLLEGTLPERALENRKILVGAGAAELRDTLAVPVFGVLNGPQLQIIAAENLLQGTNVHQLPDRWSYGLMLLLLLPMGFILLFKKFNSYGRLAGLFALSAGVEYIGYTLYADQHLLLDTAAVQATILLTGVALTLTEVGFKSVLLNLSHKHGQSISDLLDTVVTDSLTGIVIVDSAGRLLGVSQQAQQTFAYLGYDAHKGALMAQSMPWEFGSKIKECLDKIHWRHNGQNTHLLEIERKSGTRVYEYSITPSLIAPDGDAQQEENKVATLLFHDITDVYMEQKRLAYIADHDPLTDLFNTQGFCNQIEKFRSSGSALEHTIVLACQTQRLERVNQLLGPDYADSLMRQIGEALNVLQQFDCVGCHTNRKTFLLAKRNAGQSDLPNLFEIVQACLNTPFDVRGHSIMVGSQIGAAQFDGATMSSASELTDAAIIALDHAQEKAEDRAIYSPSLAAEVHRKRFLENEILGAFEREEFELYYQPQVDLTNGEPVGCEALVRWNHKELGLVSPNHFIPILEETGKIVDLGHWLLMTACSQAMSWPRPMPVAVNISAVQFQRSNILEEIEEALALSGLPEDRLHIEITESLFIADPDAVIEQLTAIRNRGIKIALDDFGTGYSSLSYIHRFPLDKIKIDRDFVKDLPYSADSMAVINAVTALAHGFDMTIIAEGMETQQQAEVLRIAGCHQGQGYLFGKPMTNDDFSSYLSSRKWTKEDEAMSHIC encoded by the coding sequence ATGAAGCGGGCACCCCTTTATAGCATTTTGACGCTTCTGGTCGTTTTGCTTTGCTGCGCTTTGGCAAAGTGGGAAGGCTGGTTCAACCATGTTGATCATGTTCTCGCCGAGCACCGCATGGCGGCCAAAGTCATGCCCGCGTCCGGGAAAATCGTTCTTCTGCAAATTGATAACAAGAGCCTCACATCCATTGGCGTATGGCCATGGAAACGCTCGATCTATGCCCAGATCATCAAGAAAGCCTTCAGGGCTGGCGCGCAGGAATTGGCTTTCGATATCGATTTCTCATCCAGTTCAACCTCCACGGAAGACGGAGCTCTAGCTGCAGCACTTGAAGGAGCTGAAGGACCGGTTACCCTTGCGGTATTCCAGCAATTTGCCACATCGAACATGGAGAGAGGTGAGCTGCGCTTCAACCGGCCCATCGAAACGCTTGCCAACCGCTCCTGGTTGGCAACGGTCAATGTCATTGCCGATCCGGACGGCTATGTTCGTTCTTTCCCACTCGCCCAGACGATCGACGGCGAGCTTTTGCCTTCTCTGACCAGCACACTGAGTGGCTATCGTAAGATTCTGGAAGAAAAGCAGATCATCAATTTCAATATAGATCCGGACACGATCCCCACCTACTCGGTGATAGACCTGCTGGAAGGCACTCTGCCTGAAAGAGCCCTTGAAAATCGCAAGATTCTGGTCGGGGCCGGTGCGGCAGAATTGCGCGATACCTTGGCGGTGCCGGTCTTTGGTGTCCTCAACGGCCCGCAATTGCAAATCATAGCGGCGGAAAACCTGCTGCAGGGAACCAATGTCCATCAGCTTCCGGATCGCTGGAGCTATGGCCTCATGCTGCTCCTGCTCTTGCCCATGGGCTTCATTCTTCTTTTCAAAAAATTCAACAGCTACGGCCGACTGGCTGGCCTTTTCGCTCTCTCAGCAGGCGTTGAATATATTGGGTACACGCTCTATGCCGACCAACACCTTCTGCTCGACACAGCCGCGGTTCAAGCGACCATCCTGCTCACAGGCGTGGCTCTGACACTCACTGAGGTTGGCTTCAAGTCTGTGTTGCTCAATCTGTCCCACAAGCATGGCCAGAGCATATCCGATCTGTTGGATACCGTTGTCACGGACAGTCTCACAGGCATCGTGATCGTTGACTCTGCCGGTCGTCTTCTCGGTGTCAGCCAACAGGCACAGCAAACATTCGCTTACCTTGGATATGACGCTCATAAAGGGGCCCTCATGGCGCAATCAATGCCGTGGGAGTTTGGCAGCAAGATCAAGGAATGTCTCGACAAGATCCACTGGCGTCATAACGGGCAAAATACCCATCTGCTTGAAATCGAGCGCAAAAGCGGAACACGCGTTTACGAATATTCGATAACACCCTCCCTCATAGCGCCCGACGGAGACGCGCAGCAGGAAGAAAACAAGGTCGCGACCCTTCTGTTCCACGACATCACGGATGTCTATATGGAACAGAAGCGTCTGGCCTATATTGCCGATCACGATCCCCTGACGGATCTTTTCAACACGCAAGGCTTCTGCAACCAGATAGAAAAATTCCGCTCTTCCGGCTCTGCACTCGAACACACAATCGTCTTGGCCTGCCAGACCCAACGTCTTGAGAGGGTCAACCAGCTGCTTGGCCCCGACTATGCTGATAGCCTGATGCGCCAAATCGGTGAGGCCCTGAATGTTCTACAGCAATTTGATTGCGTTGGTTGCCACACAAACCGCAAGACTTTTCTCCTTGCCAAAAGAAATGCAGGCCAATCCGACCTTCCCAATTTATTCGAAATCGTTCAGGCATGTCTCAACACCCCCTTCGATGTGCGTGGGCATAGCATCATGGTTGGCTCACAGATAGGCGCAGCGCAGTTCGATGGCGCGACCATGAGCAGCGCTTCCGAACTGACCGATGCTGCAATCATTGCTTTGGATCACGCGCAAGAAAAGGCAGAAGACCGTGCGATCTACTCTCCCAGCCTCGCTGCAGAAGTGCATCGCAAACGGTTCCTTGAAAATGAGATATTGGGTGCCTTTGAACGGGAAGAATTCGAGCTTTACTATCAACCTCAGGTCGACCTGACAAATGGAGAACCAGTGGGCTGTGAAGCACTGGTTCGCTGGAACCACAAGGAACTGGGTCTGGTTAGCCCGAACCATTTCATTCCCATTCTGGAAGAAACAGGAAAGATCGTGGATCTGGGTCATTGGCTCCTCATGACAGCCTGTAGCCAGGCGATGAGTTGGCCAAGACCGATGCCTGTCGCGGTCAATATATCTGCGGTGCAGTTCCAACGGTCCAACATACTTGAGGAAATAGAAGAAGCCCTTGCGCTTTCCGGGTTGCCCGAAGATCGCCTGCATATCGAAATCACCGAATCCCTGTTTATCGCAGATCCCGACGCTGTGATCGAGCAGCTTACCGCGATCAGGAACAGGGGCATCAAAATTGCGCTGGATGACTTTGGCACGGGCTATTCATCCTTGAGCTATATTCATCGGTTCCCTCTGGACAAGATCAAGATCGATCGGGACTTCGTGAAGGATCTGCCCTATTCAGCGGACTCCATGGCCGTCATCAACGCAGTCACGGCACTGGCCCATGGTTTCGACATGACCATCATCGCCGAAGGCATGGAAACCCAACAGCAGGCTGAAGTCTTGCGCATTGCCGGCTGCCATCAGGGTCAGGGCTACCTGTTCGGAAAGCCCATGACCAACGATGATTTTTCTTCCTATCTTTCGTCGCGAAAATGGACCAAAGAGGATGAGGCAATGAGCCACATATGTTGA
- a CDS encoding methyl-accepting chemotaxis protein → MFSRMMITTKMLVASILTLVVVLAAGITFIGWQSSSITKETTFREAKAVTETQVAEVRNTLQYGLTSANSIANALTSLKQDDMTDRKAWSGMLLHMLEKTPELSGTWGVVINNKLDGEDAKAVNSEYHDDTGMWRPYFFRNPDGTIGSRTLVSMDKQSHEELSWFYGAYDSGKPYATEPYSWDMGGKTVTGVSLSVPIRDVNDNIIGVAGTDIILTQLSDYLSSIKPLDSGTVQLISQKGKWIAHSDSTLLGKNWSEGRSEEDLSHQTELFNSIKAGKQLTFEGYSNTLGTEVIRFVDPVPIGDTGNSLALIVSIPVESVYAASRQITMSVVLTGIILILAVSLALFLVGQSVIRKPLTATTETIKALINRQYDVTIGYLNRKDEIGQINNALEIFRESSLRAEQLTKEQEKEKEDQLRRAAKVNELAQAFDAQISGLLDTVSSSVERLDMTSQQLTQGADSTSMRSNAVAAASEEASANVEAVASAAEELFASVNEINRQVDQSNQIASEAVAQANRTNSKIEGLSNAATRIGEVVKLITDVAEQTNLLALNATIEAARAGEAGKGFAVVAAEVKGLAEQTSKATDEIAQQILAVQNETDGAVTAIGEISATIEHMNQIAAAITEAVQQQGQATQEIARNIQEASAGTREVSSNIAGVSTSASETGEAARHVSESATELTNESGNLRKSVSGFFEDIRNVVGS, encoded by the coding sequence ATGTTTTCAAGAATGATGATAACAACCAAAATGCTCGTAGCCAGCATATTGACCCTTGTTGTGGTCCTCGCTGCTGGCATCACATTCATCGGTTGGCAAAGCTCCTCTATCACCAAGGAAACGACCTTCAGAGAAGCCAAGGCCGTAACGGAAACCCAGGTAGCAGAGGTCAGAAACACCCTGCAATATGGCCTGACCTCAGCGAACAGCATTGCCAATGCACTGACAAGCCTCAAGCAGGACGACATGACCGACCGGAAAGCCTGGTCCGGTATGTTGCTGCATATGCTGGAAAAGACCCCCGAGCTTTCCGGTACATGGGGAGTAGTCATCAACAACAAACTCGACGGCGAAGACGCCAAGGCCGTCAATTCCGAATATCACGACGACACAGGAATGTGGCGTCCATACTTCTTCCGCAACCCGGATGGCACCATCGGTTCTCGCACCCTCGTAAGCATGGACAAACAATCTCATGAAGAACTGAGCTGGTTCTATGGCGCCTATGATAGCGGCAAGCCTTATGCAACAGAACCTTATAGCTGGGACATGGGCGGCAAGACCGTTACGGGTGTTTCTCTTTCCGTGCCGATCAGGGATGTCAACGACAATATCATCGGTGTAGCAGGAACAGATATCATCCTGACCCAGCTTTCTGACTATCTGTCTTCTATCAAGCCCTTGGACAGCGGCACCGTGCAGCTGATTTCCCAGAAAGGCAAATGGATCGCCCATTCTGACAGCACTCTTCTGGGCAAGAATTGGAGCGAGGGGCGCAGCGAAGAGGATCTGTCTCATCAGACCGAACTATTCAATTCCATCAAGGCCGGCAAACAGCTGACCTTCGAGGGATATTCCAATACTCTGGGCACCGAGGTGATCCGGTTTGTCGATCCGGTTCCCATTGGCGACACGGGCAATTCCCTTGCCCTGATCGTCTCCATTCCGGTTGAGAGTGTCTATGCCGCAAGTCGGCAGATCACCATGTCTGTCGTGCTCACGGGCATTATCCTGATCCTGGCTGTCTCGCTGGCCCTGTTCCTTGTGGGTCAATCCGTGATCCGCAAACCGCTGACAGCAACCACCGAAACCATCAAAGCCCTGATCAACCGTCAATATGACGTCACCATCGGCTATCTCAACCGTAAGGACGAGATTGGCCAGATCAACAACGCCCTTGAAATTTTCCGCGAGAGCTCCCTGCGTGCAGAGCAGCTCACCAAGGAGCAGGAAAAGGAAAAGGAAGACCAATTGCGCCGAGCCGCCAAGGTCAACGAACTTGCCCAGGCGTTCGATGCCCAGATCTCCGGCCTGCTGGATACGGTTTCCAGCTCGGTTGAACGTCTGGACATGACCTCGCAACAGCTGACACAAGGTGCTGATAGCACCTCCATGCGATCCAATGCTGTCGCCGCTGCGTCTGAAGAAGCCTCCGCCAATGTGGAAGCCGTCGCATCGGCCGCTGAAGAGCTGTTTGCTTCGGTCAACGAGATCAACCGTCAGGTAGACCAGTCCAACCAGATTGCGTCCGAAGCGGTGGCGCAGGCCAACCGCACCAACAGCAAGATCGAAGGTCTCTCCAACGCGGCAACCCGCATCGGTGAGGTGGTCAAACTGATCACGGATGTAGCCGAACAGACCAACCTGCTCGCACTCAACGCCACCATCGAAGCTGCACGCGCTGGCGAAGCGGGCAAGGGCTTTGCGGTTGTTGCCGCCGAGGTCAAGGGGCTTGCGGAACAGACCTCCAAGGCGACGGACGAAATCGCCCAGCAAATCCTGGCGGTTCAGAATGAAACCGATGGGGCCGTCACCGCTATTGGCGAAATTTCTGCCACCATCGAACATATGAACCAGATTGCTGCAGCCATCACCGAAGCGGTGCAGCAGCAAGGACAGGCCACGCAGGAAATCGCACGCAACATTCAGGAAGCCTCCGCAGGCACGCGGGAAGTCTCCTCCAATATTGCAGGGGTTTCCACTTCGGCCAGCGAGACCGGTGAAGCGGCCCGTCACGTCAGCGAATCTGCAACCGAGCTGACCAATGAGTCGGGCAATCTGCGCAAAAGCGTCAGCGGATTCTTCGAGGATATCCGCAATGTTGTCGGGTCCTGA
- the iolG gene encoding inositol 2-dehydrogenase, translated as MIRIGLLGAGRIGQIHARSVNALDNVEIVAIHDPVDEAAAYVQAMTGAARASLLEIVDDPDIDAVIIASPAMQHAEQILEAANGGKHIFCEKPIDLNMDKVRECVAAVEKAGVKMMVGFNHRFDTNFNAVKRNIENGEVGEVELVQITSRDPSAPSMDYLKSSGGIFVDMMIHDFDMARYVLDDEIVEVYATGSVLTDPAIGKIGDLDTATATLKSAKGRVAVITNSRRSSYGYDQRVEVHGSKGMVRANNLRGTSVTLANSTGYRSDPLLDYFQERYAVSYRAELQTFCRVISGQDEKHPDHIDGLKAIELAEAAWESYRKGRMIKIGE; from the coding sequence ATGATCCGTATCGGTCTTTTGGGAGCCGGCCGCATTGGCCAAATCCACGCCAGATCAGTCAATGCGCTCGATAATGTTGAGATTGTCGCGATCCATGATCCGGTCGATGAGGCTGCCGCATATGTTCAAGCCATGACCGGCGCAGCGCGTGCGTCGCTTCTGGAGATCGTGGACGACCCTGATATCGATGCTGTGATCATTGCTTCGCCTGCAATGCAGCACGCTGAGCAGATTCTTGAAGCAGCCAACGGCGGCAAGCATATTTTCTGCGAAAAGCCGATCGATCTCAACATGGATAAGGTTCGTGAATGCGTGGCTGCTGTTGAGAAGGCCGGAGTGAAGATGATGGTTGGCTTCAACCACCGTTTCGATACGAACTTCAATGCGGTCAAACGCAACATCGAAAATGGTGAAGTGGGGGAGGTCGAACTCGTTCAGATCACCTCGCGTGACCCGTCCGCTCCATCCATGGACTATCTCAAATCATCCGGCGGCATTTTCGTTGATATGATGATCCATGACTTCGATATGGCACGCTATGTCCTTGATGATGAAATCGTTGAAGTTTATGCCACCGGGTCTGTACTGACCGATCCGGCAATCGGCAAGATCGGTGATCTGGATACTGCGACCGCAACACTGAAATCAGCCAAGGGCCGCGTTGCCGTGATTACCAACAGCCGTCGCTCCAGCTATGGCTATGACCAGCGCGTCGAAGTTCATGGCTCCAAGGGTATGGTCCGTGCGAACAACCTGCGTGGTACGTCGGTTACTCTGGCCAATTCCACCGGCTATCGCAGTGATCCGCTGCTGGACTATTTTCAGGAGCGTTATGCGGTTTCCTATAGGGCTGAATTGCAGACTTTCTGCCGTGTGATTTCCGGTCAGGATGAAAAGCATCCAGATCATATCGATGGTCTGAAAGCCATTGAGCTGGCTGAAGCCGCTTGGGAATCCTATAGAAAAGGGCGCATGATCAAGATCGGCGAGTAA
- a CDS encoding aspartate aminotransferase family protein yields MSHIFPRHTKSNLPTVDHGKGVYLFDTEGKCYLDGSGGAAVSCLGHGDKDVIDAIKHQLDAVPFAHTSFFTSKPAEALADKLIEHAPAGLDRVYFVSGGSEAVESAIKLARQYFLEIGQPQRRHIIARRQSYHGNTLGALATGGNLWRREPFAPLMIETSHISPCYEYRDRKEDESAFDYGQRVANELETEIQRIGAENVMAFFAEPVVGATAGALPPVEGYFKRIREICDQYGILLVLDEVMCGMGRTGTLFACEQDNIAPDILTTAKGLGAGYQPIGAMLCTDTIYKAIEEGTGFFQHGHTYIGHPTATAAGLAVLKKLTDGGLVKQAAETGAKLRSALNDALGAHPYVGDIRGRGMFLGIEFVEDKESKKPFDPALATAKHLKKAAFEAGLICYPMSGTIDGKFGDHILLAPPFIYEDKHIEELIGKLQIAIDKVLP; encoded by the coding sequence ATGTCCCACATATTCCCCCGCCATACCAAATCCAATCTTCCTACAGTTGACCACGGAAAAGGCGTTTATCTCTTTGACACCGAAGGGAAATGCTATCTGGACGGATCCGGAGGTGCGGCTGTTTCATGCCTTGGTCATGGCGATAAAGATGTCATTGACGCGATCAAACACCAGCTCGATGCCGTGCCCTTTGCCCATACCAGTTTCTTCACCTCGAAGCCCGCAGAAGCTCTCGCCGACAAGCTGATCGAGCATGCCCCCGCAGGACTTGATCGGGTTTATTTCGTTTCAGGCGGCTCGGAAGCGGTTGAATCGGCCATCAAGCTGGCGCGCCAATATTTCCTTGAAATCGGCCAGCCTCAACGTCGCCATATCATCGCACGCCGCCAGAGCTATCATGGCAACACCCTTGGCGCATTGGCAACAGGTGGCAATCTGTGGCGCCGAGAGCCTTTCGCACCCCTGATGATCGAAACCAGCCATATTTCCCCTTGCTACGAATATCGTGACCGCAAGGAAGATGAGAGTGCCTTTGACTATGGCCAGCGCGTTGCCAATGAACTGGAAACCGAAATCCAGCGCATCGGCGCCGAAAATGTCATGGCCTTCTTCGCAGAACCGGTTGTCGGCGCAACAGCTGGCGCATTACCGCCGGTCGAAGGCTATTTCAAGCGCATTCGAGAAATCTGCGACCAATATGGCATCCTGCTGGTGCTGGACGAGGTCATGTGCGGCATGGGCCGTACCGGCACTCTGTTTGCCTGTGAGCAGGACAACATAGCCCCAGATATTCTGACCACCGCCAAGGGATTGGGGGCTGGCTATCAGCCAATCGGAGCCATGCTCTGCACGGACACCATTTACAAGGCGATTGAGGAGGGCACCGGTTTCTTCCAGCATGGCCACACTTATATCGGGCACCCAACAGCGACTGCGGCTGGTCTGGCTGTCCTTAAAAAGCTGACCGATGGTGGACTTGTGAAACAAGCCGCTGAAACCGGAGCAAAATTACGGTCTGCCCTCAATGACGCTTTAGGCGCACATCCCTATGTGGGCGACATTCGTGGCCGCGGCATGTTCCTTGGCATCGAGTTTGTTGAAGACAAGGAAAGCAAGAAACCCTTTGATCCTGCGCTGGCCACCGCCAAGCATCTCAAAAAGGCAGCATTTGAAGCAGGCCTTATCTGCTACCCTATGAGTGGCACGATTGATGGCAAGTTCGGAGATCACATCCTGCTGGCCCCCCCCTTCATTTATGAAGACAAACATATCGAAGAGTTGATCGGCAAATTGCAGATCGCCATAGACAAGGTGCTGCCATGA
- a CDS encoding NADP-dependent isocitrate dehydrogenase translates to MIRNSGTGKVNHMADQSNPDIIYTIVDEAPELASASFLPIIRSFADAAGIKVGTKDISLAGRIIATFPEKLTDAQRQSDDLAELGELVKTPGANVIKLPNISASVPQLVAAIEELQAQGYDLPDYPAEPKTDEEKAVRARYDAIKGSAVNPVLREGNSDRRAAKAVKNYAQKNPHSMGKWASDSKTHVSSMPGDDFYANEAATTLSADQAGPAKIEFVAKDGSVTVLKDGWTLTDGEVVDATFLSAKALDAFLAKEIENTKNDGIMFSLHMKATMMKVSDPIIFGHAVKAWLGPIFEKYGEALASAGISPNSGMGDVLARIASLPNGAEIQAEIDALTAERPAIYMVDSDKGITNLHVPSDVIIDASMPALIRAGGKGWDANGEKGDVNCLIPDNCYASIYDEAISFFKANGALDPATSGSVQNVGLMAQKAEEYGSHPTTFEAPADGAIRIVLANGDILHSHDVEAGDIWRSSTAKKAPIENWIQLALDRQRLTGFEAIFWLDANRAHDAELIKYVKPALDAAGVADKFQIMAPREATRASLETITAGKDSIAITGNVLRDYLTDLFPILELGTSAKMLSIVKLMNGGGLFETGAGGSAPKHVQQLIDQNHLRWDSMGEFCALGESLNFLADSKGNSKAAVLGAAAEAATQGILDNNKSPSRKVGEPDNRDSHYWFARYWADALASQKDDAELATHFAPIAKALAEKEGAILKELAEAQGAAADIGGYYHPAVEKKASVMRPSATLNAIFS, encoded by the coding sequence ATGATCAGGAATTCGGGAACCGGAAAGGTAAATCATATGGCCGATCAGTCTAACCCAGATATCATCTATACTATTGTGGACGAGGCGCCGGAACTGGCGAGCGCATCCTTCTTGCCGATCATACGGTCCTTCGCTGATGCTGCAGGCATCAAGGTCGGTACAAAGGACATCTCTCTTGCGGGGCGTATCATTGCAACCTTCCCGGAAAAATTGACAGATGCGCAGCGCCAGAGCGATGATCTGGCCGAACTTGGTGAACTGGTTAAAACCCCCGGCGCCAACGTTATCAAGCTTCCGAATATCTCTGCTTCCGTACCGCAGCTCGTTGCCGCGATCGAAGAATTGCAGGCACAGGGCTATGATCTGCCTGATTATCCTGCAGAGCCGAAGACTGACGAGGAAAAGGCCGTGCGTGCCCGCTATGACGCGATCAAGGGGTCTGCAGTGAACCCTGTTTTGCGCGAAGGCAACTCGGATCGTCGTGCAGCCAAGGCGGTCAAGAATTACGCGCAGAAGAATCCGCATTCCATGGGCAAATGGGCATCCGATAGCAAGACGCATGTCTCCTCCATGCCGGGGGACGACTTCTATGCCAACGAGGCGGCCACCACTCTTTCTGCCGATCAGGCCGGCCCTGCAAAGATCGAGTTTGTCGCAAAGGATGGCAGTGTCACGGTTCTCAAGGACGGTTGGACTTTGACCGATGGGGAAGTTGTCGATGCGACATTCCTTTCCGCCAAGGCACTCGATGCATTTCTTGCCAAGGAAATCGAAAACACCAAGAATGATGGCATCATGTTCTCGCTGCATATGAAAGCGACCATGATGAAGGTTTCCGATCCGATCATCTTCGGCCATGCGGTCAAGGCATGGTTGGGGCCGATCTTCGAGAAATATGGCGAGGCTCTCGCCAGTGCGGGGATTTCGCCCAATTCCGGTATGGGCGATGTGCTGGCCCGCATTGCAAGCCTGCCCAATGGTGCAGAGATACAGGCTGAAATCGACGCTCTGACAGCTGAACGTCCGGCTATCTATATGGTGGATAGTGACAAGGGCATCACCAACCTGCATGTGCCTTCCGACGTTATCATTGACGCTTCCATGCCGGCTCTCATCCGCGCTGGCGGCAAGGGCTGGGATGCCAATGGTGAGAAGGGCGATGTCAATTGCCTGATTCCTGACAATTGCTATGCATCCATCTATGATGAGGCCATCAGCTTCTTCAAGGCCAACGGGGCGCTTGATCCGGCAACCTCTGGTTCGGTTCAGAATGTGGGTCTGATGGCGCAAAAGGCCGAGGAATATGGTTCTCATCCGACCACTTTTGAAGCACCAGCTGATGGGGCCATCCGCATCGTTCTGGCCAATGGCGATATTCTGCATAGCCACGATGTGGAAGCTGGCGATATCTGGCGTTCTTCCACGGCCAAGAAGGCTCCGATTGAAAACTGGATCCAGCTTGCGCTTGATCGTCAGCGCCTGACCGGTTTTGAAGCCATCTTCTGGCTTGATGCCAATCGCGCCCATGATGCAGAGCTCATCAAATATGTGAAACCGGCTCTGGACGCTGCTGGCGTTGCGGACAAGTTCCAGATCATGGCGCCACGAGAAGCCACCCGTGCGTCACTCGAAACCATCACCGCGGGCAAGGACAGCATCGCCATCACCGGCAACGTGCTGCGTGATTATCTGACCGACTTGTTCCCGATCCTCGAGTTGGGCACATCGGCTAAGATGCTTTCCATCGTCAAGCTGATGAATGGTGGCGGCCTGTTTGAAACTGGTGCTGGCGGATCTGCTCCCAAGCATGTGCAGCAGCTGATTGACCAGAACCATCTGCGTTGGGATTCCATGGGTGAATTCTGCGCTCTTGGTGAAAGCCTCAACTTCCTTGCCGATAGCAAGGGCAACAGCAAGGCTGCTGTGCTCGGGGCGGCTGCAGAAGCGGCGACCCAAGGCATTCTGGACAATAACAAGTCCCCATCGCGCAAGGTGGGTGAGCCTGATAACCGCGACAGCCACTATTGGTTTGCTCGCTATTGGGCTGATGCTCTGGCATCCCAGAAAGATGATGCCGAGCTGGCAACCCATTTTGCTCCGATTGCAAAGGCTCTTGCCGAGAAAGAGGGTGCCATTCTCAAGGAACTGGCCGAAGCGCAAGGCGCAGCTGCGGACATCGGTGGTTACTATCATCCAGCCGTTGAGAAGAAGGCCTCCGTCATGCGCCCAAGTGCGACCCTGAACGCGATCTTCAGCTAA
- a CDS encoding metalloregulator ArsR/SmtB family transcription factor translates to MSTRIFSEDIDETSLEKMASVASQASNFLKAIGHDGRLMILCHLATGEKSVTELEDLLSARQAAVSQQLSRLRLEGLIESRREGKSIYYHLADNRAKRVLDLVYDLFCGSAD, encoded by the coding sequence ATGTCCACACGCATTTTTAGTGAGGATATAGACGAGACTTCCTTGGAGAAAATGGCGAGCGTCGCTTCGCAAGCCTCCAATTTCCTCAAGGCAATCGGACATGACGGCCGACTGATGATCCTTTGCCATCTAGCAACAGGCGAGAAATCGGTTACTGAATTGGAAGATTTACTATCAGCCCGGCAGGCTGCTGTTTCCCAGCAGCTCTCGCGGCTGCGCCTCGAAGGATTAATTGAATCACGAAGAGAAGGTAAATCGATTTACTATCACCTCGCCGACAACCGGGCAAAACGGGTCTTGGACCTCGTTTACGACTTATTTTGCGGCAGTGCCGACTGA
- a CDS encoding 3-keto-5-aminohexanoate cleavage protein: MTLPSGFSPLPEIMIAPNGARKGKTDHPALPITIEETVATALACQRAGADGIHAHVRDAEGRHILDAGLYSELIAELTRQTPDLYVQITTEAVGHYSPAEQRAVVEAVEPKAVSISVKEMLSDGETAQVKRFYHAQAEKGVAIQHILYDQQQVLFLLDLCQREFIPAHSLQLLFVLGRYSDGQISSPDDLLPFISAREKLEAQLQLKADWACCAFGAQETACLLKAESLGGKVRIGFENNMLNKDGTIAKDNAERVADLIKARAAAR; encoded by the coding sequence ATGACCTTGCCTTCAGGCTTTTCTCCCCTGCCGGAGATCATGATTGCCCCCAATGGGGCGCGCAAAGGCAAGACGGATCACCCCGCCCTGCCAATCACCATTGAAGAGACTGTCGCCACGGCCCTTGCCTGCCAAAGAGCCGGAGCCGATGGCATCCATGCCCATGTGCGTGACGCCGAAGGCAGACATATTCTGGATGCCGGTCTCTACAGCGAATTAATCGCAGAACTCACAAGGCAAACTCCGGACCTCTACGTCCAGATCACGACCGAAGCCGTGGGGCACTATAGCCCTGCCGAGCAAAGAGCCGTTGTTGAAGCTGTGGAACCAAAGGCTGTATCCATATCGGTCAAGGAAATGCTGAGCGATGGTGAAACAGCGCAAGTGAAGCGCTTCTATCACGCTCAGGCCGAGAAGGGCGTTGCGATCCAGCATATCCTTTATGATCAGCAACAGGTCCTCTTCCTGCTTGATCTGTGCCAGCGGGAGTTCATTCCCGCCCACTCTCTTCAATTGCTCTTCGTTTTGGGGCGCTACAGTGATGGCCAGATTTCATCTCCCGACGATCTGCTCCCCTTCATCAGCGCCAGAGAAAAGCTCGAAGCTCAGCTGCAATTGAAAGCGGACTGGGCCTGCTGCGCCTTCGGAGCGCAGGAGACCGCCTGCCTTCTCAAGGCGGAAAGCCTTGGTGGGAAGGTTCGGATCGGCTTTGAAAACAACATGCTCAACAAGGATGGCACTATCGCCAAGGATAATGCCGAGCGTGTCGCAGATCTCATAAAAGCCCGAGCCGCAGCGCGTTAA